A stretch of the Ascaphus truei isolate aAscTru1 chromosome 4, aAscTru1.hap1, whole genome shotgun sequence genome encodes the following:
- the MORN2 gene encoding MORN repeat-containing protein 2 — MVTQRGVPQPAAAWQQMEAAWPGLATEATEAPEIFQISFVFPNGDRYDGECTRTPSGSLERNGTGVHTSPNGVTYSGSWKDDRMSGPGKLEHPSGAVYEGEFTDNKFHGKGIYIFPNGAKYIGNFDENKMAGEGEYVDTEGLQWKGTFYNHAAPGLKLKLEM, encoded by the exons ATGGTAACGCAGCGCGGCGTCCCCCAGCCTGCAGCAGCCTGGCAGCAGATGGAGGCGGCGTGGCCCGGTCTGGCCACGGAAGCCACGGAGG CCCCTGAAATCTTCCAGATATCATTTGTGTTCCCAAATGGAGACAGATATG ACGGCGAGTGTACCAGGACACCATCAGGGTCACTGGAGAGAAATGGAACAGGAGTTCATACCAGTCCAAACGGAGTTACCTACTCAGGGTCCTGGAAGGATGACAGG ATGAGTGGCCCTGGAAAACTCGAGCATCCTTCAGGAGCCGTTTATGAAGGAGAGTTCACTGACAACAAGTTTCATGGGAAAGGTATTTACATATTTCCCAATGGAGCCAAATATATAGGGAACTTCGACGAGAACAA GATGGCGGGAGAAGGTGAATATGTGGATACAGAAGGACTGCAGTGGAAAGGAACATTTTACAATCACGCAGCACCAGGGCTGAAGTTAAAGTTGGAAATGTAG